The following proteins are co-located in the Eleginops maclovinus isolate JMC-PN-2008 ecotype Puerto Natales chromosome 1, JC_Emac_rtc_rv5, whole genome shotgun sequence genome:
- the LOC134870115 gene encoding transcription factor HES-2-like → MSPSITTEADQPLPARSTVAQRKQANELRKTLKPLLEKRRRARINDSLSHLKSLILPLVGKDNARYSKLEKADILEMTVRFLRDLPSTPVKDSADSYREGFKACLQRVSTLLPKTSLDQDACQRVNEFVQQSSSTTVTPTCLNCCAQSSRTLPQIQQKLLSLKSSFSSRLESQSRGSSGVVAPSCAQPSQQTVSAAMWRPW, encoded by the exons atgagtcCCAGCATCACTACTGAGGCCGACCAGCCTCTCCCTGCCAGGTCCACCGTGGCCCAGAGAAAACAAGCCAACGAACTGAGAAAG ACTCTCAAACCCTTGTTGGAAAAGAGAAGACGTGCTCGTATCAACGACAGTCTGAGTCATTTGAAAAGTCTCATCCTTCCTCTGGTTGGCAAAGACAACGCACGCTACTCCAAGTTGGAGAAAGCTGATATTTTGGAAATGACCGTACGCTTCCTCAGAGACCTTCCTTCCACTCCCGTCAAAG ATTCCGCAGACAGTTACAGAGAAGGTTTCAAAGCCTGCCTCCAGCGCGTCTCCACTCTGCTTCCCAAAACAAGCTTGGATCAAGACGCGTGCCAGCGGGTGAACGAATTCGTTCAGcagtcctcctccaccaccgTTACCCCAACCTGCCTGAACTGCTGCGCTCAGAGCTCCAGGACTCTCCCTCAGATCCAACAGAAACTCCTGAGCCTCAAATCCAGCTTTAGCTCCAGACTGGAGAGCCAGTCCCGCGGCAGCAGCGGCGTAGTAGCTCCCAGCTGCGCGCAGCCCAGCCAGCAAACAGTCAGCGCTGCCATGTGGAGACCTTGGTAG
- the LOC134869749 gene encoding transcription factor HES-2-like, which translates to MSPNMTCEALPSFSPRHTVAKRKEALELRKTMKPLMEKRRRARINDSLNHLKNLIIPLTGRDNTRHSKLEKADILEMTVRFLSEIPPVSTKNSADSYKQGFKTCLQRVSTLLPKTSLDQDACQRVNEFVQQSSAATVTPTCLNCCAQSSRTLPQIQQKLLSLKSSFKSRLESQSSCVVAPCRAQPGSQAVSAAMWRPW; encoded by the exons ATGTCTCCAAACATGACTTGCGAAGCTCTTCCATCTTTTTCTCCAAGGCACACTGTGGCCAAAAGAAAAGAGGCTCTCGAGCTCAGAAAG aCAATGAAACCTTTAATGGAAAAAAGAAGGCGCGCTCGTATCAACGACAGTCTGAACCATTTGAAAAACCTCATAATTCCCCTCACTGGCAGAGAT AACACTCGCCACTCCAAGCTTGAAAAAGCTGACATCCTGGAAATGACTGTGAGATTCCTCAGCGAAATCCCCCCTGTTAGCACGAAAA ATTCCGCAGACAGTTACAAACAAGGCTTCAAAACCTGCCTGCAGCGCGTCTCTACTCTGCTTCCCAAAACAAGCTTAGATCAAGACGCATGCCAGCGGGTGAACGAATTTGTTCAGCAGTCCTCCGCCGCCACAGTCACCCCAACCTGCCTGAACTGCTGCGCTCAGAGCTCCAGGACTCTCCCTCAGATCCAACAGAAACTCTTGAGCCTCAAATCCAGCTTCAAGTCCAGACTGGAGAGTCAGTCCAGCTGCGTAGTTGCTCCCTGCCGCGCGCAGCCCGGCTCGCAGGCAGTCAGCGCTGCCATGTGGAGACCTTGGTAG